From Chryseobacterium sp. H1D6B, a single genomic window includes:
- a CDS encoding DUF5690 family protein: protein MAENINKQTLVTLRAAFAAFGVYFCMYGFRKPFTVASFEGLSYFRVDYKVLIIIAQVMGYFISKFIGIKFISELKPEKRIFYLFIFIVVAEIALLGFAVVPAPYNILFMFINGMPLGMIWGIVFSYIEGRKTTEIIGLFLCSSFVVSSGFTKSVGKFLMDTFNVTEFWMPFSAGLVFIIPLLLFGVMLEKLPKPTEEDILLKNKRQPLNKSERKKIIQQFFVPMVCITFLYISLTILRDFRDNFNREIWDNLHVKFDSSIFTLTEVPIAVMVLLILSFMVKVKNNKKAFAYYHYILFGGILTVGFSTYLFENSFMSPFIWMVLSGFGMYLCYIPFNGIYFDRMIAAFNIKGNVGFLIYFVDSFGYLGSVLILLYKNFGSPQTSWLQFYIKLNYIIVVIALISSFTAFLMFRRKSKKNKINNNPYINFDTSKSI, encoded by the coding sequence ATGGCAGAAAACATCAATAAACAAACATTAGTAACACTGAGGGCGGCCTTTGCTGCCTTTGGAGTCTACTTCTGCATGTATGGATTTAGAAAACCATTTACAGTTGCGTCTTTTGAAGGTCTTTCTTATTTCAGGGTTGATTATAAAGTATTGATTATTATTGCTCAGGTAATGGGATATTTTATTTCAAAATTTATAGGGATAAAATTTATTTCAGAATTAAAGCCTGAGAAAAGAATCTTCTATTTATTCATATTCATTGTGGTGGCAGAAATTGCCTTGTTAGGCTTTGCGGTTGTTCCCGCTCCGTACAATATTCTTTTTATGTTCATTAACGGAATGCCGCTGGGAATGATCTGGGGAATTGTTTTCTCCTACATCGAAGGAAGAAAAACCACAGAAATCATCGGTTTGTTTCTTTGTTCAAGCTTTGTGGTTTCTTCAGGATTTACAAAGTCTGTCGGGAAATTTTTAATGGATACTTTCAATGTTACAGAATTCTGGATGCCTTTTTCAGCAGGTCTGGTTTTTATCATTCCCTTATTATTATTTGGAGTAATGCTTGAAAAACTTCCGAAGCCAACAGAAGAAGATATTTTATTGAAAAACAAAAGACAGCCGCTCAATAAATCAGAAAGAAAAAAAATAATCCAGCAGTTTTTTGTTCCGATGGTCTGTATTACATTTTTATACATAAGCCTCACGATATTAAGGGATTTCAGGGATAATTTCAACAGGGAGATCTGGGATAATTTACATGTCAAATTTGACAGCTCTATTTTTACATTAACTGAAGTCCCGATTGCAGTTATGGTTCTTTTAATATTAAGTTTTATGGTAAAAGTAAAGAACAATAAAAAAGCATTTGCTTATTATCATTATATTCTTTTTGGCGGAATCTTGACCGTAGGGTTTTCAACCTATTTATTTGAAAACAGCTTCATGTCTCCTTTTATCTGGATGGTACTTTCAGGTTTTGGAATGTATTTATGCTATATCCCATTCAACGGAATCTATTTTGACAGAATGATTGCAGCCTTCAACATCAAAGGAAATGTAGGATTTCTGATCTATTTTGTAGATTCTTTCGGATATTTAGGAAGTGTCCTGATCCTGCTTTATAAAAACTTCGGATCACCGCAGACTTCCTGGCTGCAGTTTTACATTAAATTAAACTACATCATCGTAGTCATCGCATTAATTTCTTCTTTTACTGCTTTTTTAATGTTTAGAAGAAAATCAAAGAAAAATAAAATCAATAATAATCCATACATCAATTTCGATACGTCGAAAAGTATATAA
- a CDS encoding TIGR03364 family FAD-dependent oxidoreductase — protein sequence MTTKYDLIVVGGGILGTFHAYHALKKNLKVVLLEKNSLPQGATVRNFGQVVPSGMDPKWQNFGRESLAIYNELQAQTNLTIRKNGSVYIASNEEELQLINELYDINKTNSYESVLLSKSECISRFDGLRSDYCKGGLFFPQELSVDPAEMIVKLHSLLQEKLGLKIFYNTTVVETYEDDNKCTVITADGTELNASKIIICGGHEFKTLYPNVFNESDLEVSKLQMLQTKPQGIYSLQGNILTGLSIRRYESFEECPSFEKIKSLEDPNSFEKKFGVHILFKQALDGSIILGDSHEYADAKDSDNLGYDLNMEIDEFMINEAKKIIDLPTYEIQRRWFGVYSQCKTKDIFEHDPSPNIHIITGIGGKGMTGSGGFSKFNIDKIYA from the coding sequence ATGACAACAAAATATGACTTGATCGTTGTAGGAGGAGGAATTTTAGGAACGTTCCATGCTTATCATGCCTTAAAAAAGAACCTTAAAGTAGTGCTCCTTGAAAAAAATTCTCTTCCTCAAGGAGCAACGGTAAGAAATTTCGGGCAGGTAGTTCCTTCGGGAATGGACCCTAAATGGCAGAACTTCGGGAGAGAAAGTCTGGCAATTTATAATGAACTCCAGGCTCAGACCAATTTAACAATAAGAAAAAACGGCTCGGTTTATATCGCTTCAAATGAGGAAGAACTGCAGCTGATCAATGAACTCTACGATATCAATAAGACCAACAGCTACGAATCAGTTCTTTTATCAAAAAGTGAATGTATCAGCAGGTTTGACGGCCTCCGTTCAGATTACTGCAAAGGAGGATTATTTTTTCCTCAGGAATTATCTGTGGACCCTGCAGAAATGATCGTAAAGCTCCACTCTCTTTTACAGGAAAAATTAGGCTTAAAAATTTTTTACAATACTACAGTGGTTGAAACCTATGAAGACGATAATAAGTGTACCGTAATAACTGCCGATGGAACAGAATTGAATGCTTCGAAAATCATTATCTGCGGCGGCCACGAGTTTAAAACATTGTACCCTAATGTATTTAATGAAAGTGATTTAGAGGTGAGCAAACTGCAGATGCTTCAGACAAAACCACAGGGAATATATTCGCTGCAGGGAAATATTCTTACCGGACTTTCAATCAGAAGATATGAGTCTTTTGAAGAATGTCCTTCTTTCGAAAAGATCAAGTCTCTGGAAGATCCGAATTCTTTTGAAAAGAAGTTTGGCGTCCACATTTTATTTAAACAGGCTCTGGACGGATCAATTATTCTGGGAGATTCTCATGAATATGCTGACGCAAAAGATTCAGACAATTTAGGATATGATCTTAATATGGAGATCGATGAATTCATGATCAATGAAGCCAAAAAAATTATTGACCTTCCTACTTATGAAATTCAGAGAAGATGGTTTGGAGTGTATTCTCAATGCAAAACGAAAGATATTTTCGAACATGATCCTTCTCCAAACATTCACATCATAACCGGTATCGGAGGAAAAGGAATGACAGGAAGCGGAGGCTTTTCAAAATTTAATATAGATAAAATTTACGCATAA
- a CDS encoding phosphonatase-like hydrolase → MKNIELLVLDMAGTTINEDNVVYKTLMNAVNNYGYQVSLEKVLHSCAGKEKLEAIRSLLKEIDGNEDESLAIFENFSDTLKEAYQNLEVKPITGVENFLLKMRAQNKKIVLNTGYTSEIAQQLLDKLGWKENVHYDALITADDVSESRPSPEMIHLAMKKFNINSPDKVLKAGDSVIDIEEGKNAGCGLTIGVLSGAQNKAELEKSNPDFIFNTISEAEKILI, encoded by the coding sequence ATGAAGAACATAGAATTATTGGTCTTGGATATGGCCGGGACAACAATTAATGAAGACAATGTAGTTTATAAAACACTTATGAATGCCGTGAACAATTATGGCTATCAGGTTTCTTTGGAAAAGGTTTTACACAGCTGTGCAGGAAAGGAAAAATTGGAAGCGATACGCAGCTTATTGAAAGAGATTGACGGCAATGAAGATGAATCACTCGCAATTTTTGAAAATTTCTCTGATACCTTAAAAGAAGCTTATCAAAACTTGGAAGTAAAACCTATTACCGGCGTAGAAAACTTTTTATTAAAAATGAGAGCCCAAAATAAAAAGATCGTTTTAAACACAGGCTATACTTCAGAAATAGCACAGCAGCTTCTGGACAAATTGGGATGGAAAGAGAATGTACATTATGATGCATTAATCACTGCCGATGACGTTTCAGAAAGCAGACCCAGTCCTGAAATGATCCATCTTGCTATGAAAAAGTTTAATATTAACAGCCCGGACAAGGTTTTAAAAGCCGGTGATTCTGTCATCGATATTGAAGAGGGGAAAAATGCCGGATGCGGACTTACAATTGGAGTTCTTTCAGGAGCACAGAACAAAGCCGAACTGGAAAAATCTAATCCGGATTTCATTTTCAATACAATTTCTGAGGCTGAGAAAATTCTGATTTAA
- a CDS encoding alkaline phosphatase family protein, whose protein sequence is MKTKLFSLAVVMSCFLGAQTKKVLFIGIDGCRADVMMSSSTPNIQSLVSKSIYSIDGLCAATTWSGNGWSTMLTGVWHTKHNVQDNNFTSPNYSNYPDFLTRAETFNPNLRTISLANWAPINDKIVQNADVKTNLSTDLAVKNAAVNALQNDNPDILFVDFDDVDHAGHSYGFSSSVPQYVSSIQITDAYIGEIVNAMKNRASYNNEDWLVVLTTDHGAVDDGHGGGNLTERNIFTIYSNPNFTPQQISKTIIDTNKTFNQLNFPAGTYAKPANQTPFNFGASQDFTIEFWVKPNVSFSSDPVMISNKNWANGKNKGFVFSGYSGQTFKMNIGDGTNRIDLVGGKMETNKWKHIAASFDRDGLVTLYEDGVPVTFAKMNTIGNIDSGLPFTINQDGTNVYNLNLAASYKDIRIWKSALPNDVLVNWANQDITPSHPYYSQLLANWKCDEASGNTLADSSLNGNNAAVTGVPTRNANTVTNFKIYNYTSTTRETDHLPTVLNWLCIPVQASWGIDGINRIPLCSNGTLSTKDAALSTNDFTVYPNPAGQEVNVKFNSDEKEVKVDIIDARGAIVLNKKLSSSKGFYDEKININNLSTGFYFIKITGNKKSLSKTFIKK, encoded by the coding sequence ATGAAAACAAAACTATTTTCCCTTGCAGTCGTAATGAGCTGTTTTTTAGGAGCTCAGACAAAAAAAGTACTTTTTATCGGTATAGACGGCTGTCGGGCTGATGTCATGATGTCCTCAAGCACGCCCAATATTCAGAGTCTGGTTTCAAAATCCATCTATTCTATAGACGGTCTCTGCGCAGCCACCACGTGGAGCGGAAACGGATGGAGCACAATGCTTACAGGTGTATGGCATACAAAACATAATGTTCAGGATAACAATTTCACAAGCCCGAACTATAGTAATTATCCTGATTTTTTAACAAGAGCCGAAACTTTCAATCCTAATTTAAGAACAATTTCCTTGGCAAATTGGGCTCCTATCAATGATAAAATCGTTCAAAATGCTGATGTGAAAACTAATTTAAGTACAGATTTAGCGGTTAAAAATGCAGCTGTTAATGCTTTACAGAATGACAACCCTGATATTTTATTTGTTGATTTTGATGATGTAGACCACGCGGGACACTCTTATGGTTTTTCCTCAAGTGTTCCTCAGTATGTTTCATCCATTCAAATTACAGACGCTTATATTGGTGAAATTGTAAATGCTATGAAAAATAGAGCATCCTACAATAATGAAGACTGGCTGGTTGTTTTAACGACGGATCATGGAGCTGTGGATGACGGCCACGGAGGAGGAAACCTTACTGAAAGAAATATTTTCACTATTTATTCTAATCCCAATTTTACTCCCCAGCAGATCAGTAAAACCATTATTGACACTAATAAAACATTCAACCAGCTTAATTTTCCTGCGGGAACTTATGCAAAACCGGCTAATCAAACTCCTTTTAATTTTGGTGCTTCTCAAGATTTTACTATTGAATTCTGGGTAAAACCGAATGTAAGCTTTTCCAGCGATCCTGTAATGATCAGCAATAAAAACTGGGCTAATGGAAAAAATAAAGGATTTGTTTTCTCAGGATATTCAGGGCAGACATTTAAAATGAACATTGGAGACGGAACCAACAGGATTGACCTTGTCGGAGGAAAAATGGAAACCAATAAATGGAAACATATTGCGGCAAGCTTTGACAGAGACGGACTTGTAACACTATATGAAGACGGCGTGCCGGTAACTTTCGCAAAAATGAATACCATCGGAAATATTGATTCCGGACTTCCTTTTACAATCAATCAGGATGGAACCAATGTTTACAATCTAAATCTTGCCGCTTCTTACAAAGATATCAGAATCTGGAAATCCGCTCTCCCTAATGATGTTTTGGTTAACTGGGCTAACCAAGATATTACCCCTTCACATCCCTATTATTCTCAATTATTAGCCAACTGGAAATGTGACGAAGCATCAGGAAATACGCTGGCTGATTCAAGTCTAAACGGTAATAATGCAGCGGTTACAGGTGTTCCTACCCGTAATGCTAATACTGTAACTAATTTTAAAATTTATAATTATACCTCAACAACCAGAGAAACTGACCATCTTCCTACCGTTTTAAACTGGCTGTGTATTCCCGTTCAAGCTTCTTGGGGCATAGACGGCATCAATAGAATTCCTCTGTGTTCAAACGGAACTTTATCTACAAAAGATGCAGCCTTATCGACCAATGATTTTACGGTTTACCCTAATCCAGCCGGTCAGGAAGTGAATGTAAAATTCAATTCTGATGAAAAAGAAGTAAAGGTTGACATTATCGATGCAAGAGGAGCGATCGTTTTAAATAAAAAATTAAGCTCTTCAAAAGGATTTTATGATGAAAAAATTAACATTAATAACCTTTCAACCGGATTTTATTTTATAAAAATCACAGGAAATAAAAAATCTCTTTCAAAAACATTCATCAAAAAATAA
- a CDS encoding cold shock domain-containing protein produces MQEGTVKFFNEVKGFGFISPTAGGEDIFVHSSGLSTRIIRENDKVTFEVQKGEKGLNAVNVKLAQ; encoded by the coding sequence ATGCAAGAAGGCACAGTAAAATTTTTTAACGAAGTAAAAGGCTTCGGATTTATTTCTCCAACAGCTGGAGGTGAAGATATATTTGTACACTCTTCTGGTTTAAGTACTAGAATTATTCGTGAAAACGACAAAGTAACTTTTGAAGTACAAAAAGGTGAAAAAGGATTAAACGCAGTTAACGTAAAACTGGCTCAATAA
- a CDS encoding cold shock domain-containing protein, protein MADSFSKKENFKKKIQKQKEKAMRREDRKTNNNKGKGFDEMLLYVDTNGQLTSTPPDGDEREEINPENIQLGAAPIAEEEIRKSGIVTFFSEKGYGFITEDRTKENVFFHTNNCAHPVKKGNKVSFEKERSAKGFSAVDIQLIK, encoded by the coding sequence ATGGCAGATTCTTTCTCTAAAAAAGAAAATTTCAAGAAAAAAATTCAAAAACAAAAAGAAAAAGCAATGAGACGCGAGGATCGCAAAACCAACAACAATAAAGGAAAAGGTTTTGATGAAATGCTTTTATACGTGGATACAAACGGACAACTTACTTCTACCCCTCCTGATGGAGATGAGAGAGAGGAAATTAACCCCGAAAATATTCAGCTTGGTGCAGCACCAATTGCTGAAGAAGAAATTCGCAAATCAGGGATCGTTACGTTTTTCAGTGAAAAAGGATACGGGTTTATTACTGAAGACAGGACTAAGGAAAATGTGTTTTTCCACACAAACAATTGTGCACATCCTGTGAAAAAAGGAAATAAAGTATCTTTTGAAAAAGAAAGATCCGCAAAAGGATTTTCTGCCGTTGACATTCAACTTATCAAATAA
- a CDS encoding DEAD/DEAH box helicase encodes MNFKNLNLINPIIRAATEAGYSKPTEIQSKAIPTILTGKDIIGCVQKGTGKTAAFVMPVLQMLKKNAPDHKEIRTLILTPTRERAVHIEENFKIYSKYLPLSQLSIFEGVLQGGQLAALRKRVDVLIATPERLLDLENQRHIDFSKIEILVVDEADKMMDMGFLKEVKKINSLLPQKKQTLFFSAAMPKDMRKFAETIVRNPVEITVSPVSEKSQMMQHLKDIQKLIGFTIPVISLNKQKFQYNN; translated from the coding sequence ATGAATTTCAAAAATTTAAATTTAATAAACCCTATTATACGTGCTGCTACAGAAGCAGGATATTCGAAACCAACAGAAATACAGAGTAAAGCAATTCCTACTATTCTGACTGGGAAAGATATTATAGGATGCGTACAGAAAGGGACAGGAAAGACAGCCGCATTTGTGATGCCTGTTCTTCAGATGCTTAAAAAAAATGCTCCTGATCATAAAGAAATTCGGACATTGATTTTAACACCAACACGTGAAAGAGCGGTACATATTGAAGAAAATTTCAAAATTTACAGCAAATACCTGCCTTTATCACAGCTTTCAATTTTTGAGGGAGTGTTACAGGGAGGACAGCTGGCCGCCCTTAGAAAGAGAGTAGACGTTCTTATCGCAACACCAGAAAGATTATTAGATCTGGAGAATCAAAGACATATAGATTTTTCCAAAATAGAAATATTAGTGGTGGATGAAGCGGATAAGATGATGGACATGGGTTTTTTAAAAGAGGTAAAAAAAATCAACAGTCTTCTTCCTCAAAAAAAACAAACTTTATTCTTTTCCGCAGCAATGCCTAAAGATATGCGTAAATTTGCAGAAACTATCGTAAGGAACCCTGTTGAAATAACAGTAAGTCCCGTTTCAGAAAAGTCTCAGATGATGCAGCATTTAAAAGATATTCAAAAGCTGATAGGTTTTACAATACCTGTTATTAGTCTGAATAAACAAAAATTTCAATACAATAATTAA
- a CDS encoding acyl-CoA dehydrogenase family protein: MNRSASDLPQTPYSEFLNHFTTSIASLFEKENIDNLSLSRGLPPSVWKEVMNLKPLSVAVPKEFGGRGMIVKECLGILSAASYESLPLSLTFGINIALFLEPLAKYGNEAVKEDIFWHFLKYGAMGGLMITEPDYGSDALNMRTQNELKDNSYHIKGTKHWQGLTGMADYWLITSRNLNAEGNLGRDVDFFIADTHQREQNIEVVEYYDNAGLYMIPYGLNKIDIKVPEQNKLIPETTGLKMMLDILHRSRLQFPGMGMGFLKRMMDDSMKQCKERIVGTSNLLALDQVQYQIARLQSFFTLSSAMCAKSCSISGIENDVSGSGIHANSMKALVTDMMQEAAQINVQLSGAKGYRISHIGGRGIMDSRPFQIFEGSNEMLYTQISEGILKDMRKKKTENFGTYLAQDDKTREAVKLYNKELDFTINNPLSQRKMIDLGKIIARIITINDLLELNASGFDQELTDNSIQMVRHEIGVLLSSISHHQNLNALNDISDKSDWKAF; this comes from the coding sequence ATGAATAGATCTGCATCTGATTTACCTCAGACTCCATATTCGGAGTTTCTTAATCATTTTACCACCTCAATTGCTTCACTTTTCGAAAAAGAGAATATAGACAATCTCAGCCTTTCTAGAGGGCTCCCTCCAAGTGTATGGAAGGAGGTAATGAATTTAAAGCCTTTATCGGTTGCTGTACCCAAAGAATTTGGCGGAAGAGGAATGATCGTAAAAGAATGTCTGGGCATTCTATCTGCGGCCTCGTATGAATCGCTTCCGCTGTCTTTAACATTCGGAATTAATATTGCACTTTTTCTAGAACCTCTTGCCAAATATGGGAATGAGGCTGTAAAAGAAGATATTTTTTGGCATTTCTTAAAATATGGGGCAATGGGAGGCTTGATGATCACGGAGCCTGATTATGGAAGCGATGCACTTAATATGAGAACACAGAATGAGCTGAAAGACAACAGCTATCATATAAAAGGAACAAAACACTGGCAGGGACTTACGGGAATGGCCGATTACTGGCTCATTACTTCAAGAAATTTAAATGCAGAAGGAAATCTCGGAAGAGATGTTGATTTCTTTATTGCAGATACCCACCAAAGAGAGCAGAATATTGAAGTCGTTGAATATTATGACAATGCGGGCCTGTATATGATCCCTTACGGACTGAATAAGATTGATATTAAGGTTCCGGAACAAAATAAGCTGATTCCGGAAACAACAGGCTTGAAGATGATGCTTGATATTCTTCACCGCAGCAGGCTCCAGTTTCCAGGGATGGGAATGGGATTCTTGAAACGCATGATGGATGATTCCATGAAACAGTGTAAAGAAAGAATAGTCGGGACCTCTAATCTTCTTGCTTTAGATCAGGTTCAGTACCAGATTGCAAGACTTCAGTCATTTTTCACTCTCTCTTCAGCAATGTGTGCTAAAAGCTGCAGCATAAGCGGTATAGAGAATGATGTGTCAGGAAGCGGTATTCATGCGAATAGTATGAAAGCTCTAGTAACGGATATGATGCAGGAAGCGGCACAGATCAATGTTCAGCTTTCAGGCGCAAAGGGCTATAGAATCAGCCATATTGGAGGAAGAGGGATTATGGACAGCCGTCCGTTCCAGATCTTTGAGGGATCTAATGAAATGCTTTATACGCAGATCTCAGAAGGAATCCTGAAAGATATGAGAAAGAAAAAAACAGAGAATTTTGGAACTTATCTGGCTCAGGATGATAAAACTAGAGAGGCAGTGAAGCTTTATAATAAAGAATTAGATTTTACAATAAATAACCCCCTATCTCAAAGAAAAATGATAGACCTTGGGAAAATCATTGCACGTATTATTACGATTAATGATCTGCTTGAGCTTAATGCTTCAGGGTTTGATCAGGAACTTACTGACAACAGCATTCAGATGGTAAGACATGAAATAGGTGTTCTTCTTTCCTCTATCAGTCATCACCAAAATCTGAATGCCTTAAATGATATCAGTGATAAGAGCGATTGGAAGGCGTTTTAA
- a CDS encoding DUF3127 domain-containing protein produces the protein MELQGTVKKLFDAQTFASGFQKREMVILTQEQYPQPINIEFLSDKISLLDNLKEGENVKVGINIRGREWTSPQGETKYFNSITGWKIEKVLDNGSEPTQASPSQSASPVSNENPFAGDEDDDLPF, from the coding sequence ATGGAATTACAAGGAACGGTAAAGAAACTTTTTGATGCTCAGACATTTGCGAGCGGGTTTCAGAAAAGAGAAATGGTTATTTTAACCCAGGAACAGTATCCACAGCCGATAAACATAGAATTTTTATCTGATAAGATAAGTTTACTAGATAATCTTAAGGAGGGAGAAAATGTAAAAGTGGGAATCAATATTAGAGGAAGAGAATGGACTTCTCCACAAGGAGAAACTAAATACTTCAATTCTATTACAGGCTGGAAAATAGAAAAAGTTTTAGATAACGGATCAGAGCCTACACAGGCATCACCGTCACAATCTGCTTCTCCTGTTTCTAATGAAAATCCTTTCGCTGGAGACGAAGACGATGATTTACCTTTTTAA
- the aat gene encoding leucyl/phenylalanyl-tRNA--protein transferase, whose product MVRLDENEISFPDPELYDGHEGIIALGGDLSVERIWFGYQLGIFPWYNPGEDILWWCPDPRFVLFPDELSVSKSMKKILKNNIFTFTEDQNFKEVIKNCQEISRKGQSGTWLSDELMEAFIKLHEYGFAKSIEVWQQGELVGGFYGLKIGRVFCGESMFTKVSNASKAGFIHFVESYKNDLDIIDCQSHTEHLESLGARMIPKKEFLKILHKNNERK is encoded by the coding sequence ATGGTTCGATTAGACGAAAATGAAATTTCATTTCCTGATCCTGAGCTCTATGACGGGCATGAAGGAATTATTGCTCTTGGAGGCGATCTGTCTGTAGAGAGGATATGGTTTGGCTACCAGCTGGGTATTTTTCCTTGGTATAATCCTGGGGAAGATATTCTTTGGTGGTGTCCAGATCCAAGGTTTGTTTTATTTCCTGATGAATTGAGCGTTTCGAAGTCTATGAAAAAAATACTTAAGAATAATATTTTTACATTCACGGAAGATCAAAATTTCAAAGAAGTTATTAAAAACTGCCAGGAGATCAGCAGAAAAGGACAATCAGGAACATGGCTCTCAGACGAGCTTATGGAAGCTTTCATTAAACTTCATGAATATGGGTTCGCAAAAAGCATTGAAGTATGGCAGCAGGGAGAGCTAGTGGGTGGTTTTTATGGACTGAAAATCGGCCGTGTTTTTTGTGGTGAAAGCATGTTCACTAAAGTAAGTAACGCTTCAAAAGCAGGCTTCATCCATTTTGTTGAAAGCTACAAAAACGATCTTGATATTATTGACTGCCAGTCCCATACTGAGCATTTGGAAAGCTTAGGTGCCAGAATGATTCCTAAAAAAGAATTTTTAAAAATCTTACACAAAAATAATGAACGCAAATAA
- a CDS encoding DMT family transporter has protein sequence MNANKEKWILLLVLTLIWGSSFILIKKSLEHFNPFQVGALRVLIAGIILLPIAISKYKLFPKKHLKWLILAAFTGNFIPMFLFPIAETEVSSSIAGIINSMMPIFVIIVGALIWKFETTKQQIIGVFISFTGVCLLAFGGDEGGEFKLIPILLLLLATLCYAVSTTTVKSKLMEVSSTILSAFVFSFVLFFPSLIALTLTGFFSEFHFSKDNMTGLMFVGLLSIFGTGLAMMMNYRLLKVSTPLFASTVTLLMPIVAIMWGILDGEKLTILQFTGALIIIAGLIFLRTKTAIKK, from the coding sequence ATGAACGCAAATAAAGAAAAATGGATTCTTTTACTGGTACTGACCCTTATCTGGGGTTCATCTTTTATTTTAATTAAAAAGTCTTTAGAGCATTTCAATCCTTTTCAGGTAGGAGCTTTAAGAGTTTTGATCGCAGGAATTATTTTACTTCCTATTGCGATCTCAAAATACAAACTTTTTCCAAAAAAACACCTTAAATGGCTTATTTTGGCCGCATTTACAGGGAATTTCATCCCAATGTTTCTGTTTCCTATCGCAGAAACCGAAGTAAGCAGCAGTATTGCGGGCATTATTAATTCTATGATGCCGATATTCGTGATCATAGTAGGCGCACTGATCTGGAAATTCGAAACAACAAAACAACAGATTATTGGGGTGTTTATAAGCTTTACAGGAGTCTGTTTATTGGCTTTCGGAGGTGATGAGGGCGGTGAATTTAAACTGATTCCAATTTTGCTCTTGTTACTGGCTACATTATGTTATGCTGTAAGTACAACAACAGTAAAATCTAAATTAATGGAAGTTTCATCCACCATACTGTCTGCCTTCGTTTTTTCTTTTGTATTATTTTTCCCTTCGCTTATTGCTTTAACACTTACTGGATTCTTCTCTGAATTTCATTTTTCTAAGGATAATATGACCGGACTGATGTTTGTAGGTCTGTTATCAATTTTCGGAACCGGGCTTGCCATGATGATGAATTATAGATTATTAAAAGTTTCTACACCTCTTTTTGCTTCTACAGTAACTTTGCTGATGCCTATTGTTGCGATCATGTGGGGTATTTTAGACGGTGAAAAACTTACTATTTTACAATTTACAGGGGCATTGATTATTATCGCCGGATTGATCTTTTTAAGAACAAAGACAGCCATAAAAAAATAA